Proteins co-encoded in one Myripristis murdjan chromosome 4, fMyrMur1.1, whole genome shotgun sequence genomic window:
- the mllt1a gene encoding protein ENL isoform X4 encodes MENQCTVQVKLELGHRAQLRKKVTSEGFTHDWMVFVRGPETGDIQHFVDKVVFRLHESFPKPKRVCKEPPYKVEESGYAGFLMPIEVYFKNKEEPKKVTFNYDLFLNLEGNPPVNHLRCEKLTFNNPTKEFRRKLVKAGGVMVVPEGGEAVSRPSPDYPMLPTIPLSAFSDPKKTKTSHVSKEPSKEGSGGSSKGPKPHKLTKEHRERPRKDSESKGTSKGDNDRDGGSKSGRDPSSSSSSSSSKKPAEKVKDEGKVLPKAAFKEPKLTLKEAKMESMSPKGGGAGGGGGGGGGGGGGPVESKAPGKRPSTVESPKPSAKKQKKGSSEGPKGAAGGAFTGTSPRVSSSSAASQPYTEKKPPKEKGRWVKGKSDTQELKEPKKLPESDESNSEDEASSKSESAPSSPSNSSSSSDSSSDSDFEPGQKQGQGPLRSMVEEIQSEESDDDDSSSEEETPVKTNPPNRDSRLSLDSESDSSEGSHRPSRDPAPPPQKHSSSNNKVSGRKSPDPSFRSEKVLKKGYDKAYTEELVDLHRRLMALRERNVLQQIVNLIEETGHFNVTNTTFDFDLFSLDESTVRKLQSYLEATAT; translated from the exons TGCACAGTGCAGGTGAAGCTGGAGTTGGGTCACAGAGCCCAGCTGAGGAAGAAGGTGACATCTGAGGGCTTCACCCACGACTGGATGGTGTTTGTCCGAGGACCAGAGACCGGTGACATCCAGCACTTTGTAGATAAGGTCGTCTTCCGGCTGCACGAGAGCTTCCCCAAACCCAAGAGAG TATGCAAGGAGCCACCGTACAAAGTGGAGGAGTCGGGCTACGCCGGGTTCCTCATGCCCATCGAGGTCTACTTCAAGAACAAG GAGGAGCCAAAGAAGGTGACCTTCAACTATGACTTGTTCCTTAACTTGGAGGGCAACCCCCCTGTCAACCACCTGCGCTGTGAGAAGCTCACCTTCAACAACCCCACCAAAGAGTTCAGGAGGAAGCTGGTCAAGGCCGGAGGG GTAATGGTGGTTCCAGAGGGAGGCGAAGCCGTGTCGAGGCCCAGTCCAGACTACCCCATGCTCCCCACCATCCCCCTGTCCGCCTTCTCGGACCCCAAGAAGACCAAGACCTCCCACGTATCAAAG GAGCCCAGTAAAGagggcagcggcggcagcagcaaAGGACCCAAGCCTCACAAGCTGACCAAGGAGCACCGTGAACGGCCGCGCAAAGACTCAGAGAGCAAAGGCACGTCGAAAGGAGACAACGACCGAGACGGAGGCAGCAAGAGCGGCCGCgatccatcttcctcctcttcctcgtcctcttccAAGAAGCCggcagagaaagtgaaagatgaGGGCAAGGTCCTGCCCAAGGCCGCTTTCAAGGAGCCTAAGCTCACCCTGAAGGAGGCGAAGATGGAGAGCATGTCCCCTAAAGGAGGGGGTGCTGGGGGTGGCGGGGGcggcgggggaggaggagggggagggccCGTGGAGTCTAAAGCGCCAGGGAAGCGGCCCTCCACGGTGGAGTCTCCCAAGCCCAGCGCTAAGAAGCAGAAGAAGGGCAGTTCTGAGGGGCCAAAGGGGGCGGCTGGCGGGGCCTTCACAGGAACCTCTCCCCGTGTTTCCTCCTCAtctgcagccagccagccgTACACAGAAAAGAAACCTCCCAAGGAGAAGGGCCGCTGGGTCAAAGGCAAAAGTGACAcacaggagctgaaggagcccAAGAAACTTCCAGAGTCAGATGAGTCAAATTCAGAGGATGAAGCCTCTTCAAAGTCAGAG TCGGCCCCCTCCAGTCCTTCCAACTCCAGCTCTAGCTCCGACTCCAGCTCTGACTCCGACTTTGAGCCAGGACAGAAACAAGGACAAG gCCCGCTGCGATCCATGGTGGAGGAAATCCAGTCAGAAGAGTCAGACGATGACGACAGCAGCTCAGAGGAGGAGACTCCCGTCAAGACCAACCCCCCCAACCGCGACTCTCG ACTCAGCCTGGACAGCGAGAGTGACAGCAGCGAAGGCTCACACCGCCCCAGTCGAGACCCCGCCCCACCCCCGCAGAAACACAGCTCCTCCAATAACAAG GTGTCGGGCAGAAAGAGTCCAGATCCCTCGTTTCGCTCAGAGAAGGTGTTGAAGAAGGGATACGACAAG GCCTACACAGAGGAGCTGGTGGACCTCCATCGTAGATTGATGGCTCTGAGGGAGCGCAATGTCctacagcag ATCGTCAACCTGATCGAGGAGACCGGACACTTTAACGTGACCAACACCACCTTTGACTTTGACCTCTTTTCACTGGACGAGTCCACCGTCCGCAAACTACAGAGCTACCTGGAGGCGACGGCCACGTGA
- the mllt1a gene encoding protein ENL isoform X3: MENQCTVQVKLELGHRAQLRKKVTSEGFTHDWMVFVRGPETGDIQHFVDKVVFRLHESFPKPKRVCKEPPYKVEESGYAGFLMPIEVYFKNKEEPKKVTFNYDLFLNLEGNPPVNHLRCEKLTFNNPTKEFRRKLVKAGGVMVVPEGGEAVSRPSPDYPMLPTIPLSAFSDPKKTKTSHVSKEPSKEGSGGSSKGPKPHKLTKEHRERPRKDSESKGTSKGDNDRDGGSKSGRDPSSSSSSSSSKKPAEKVKDEGKVLPKAAFKEPKLTLKEAKMESMSPKGGGAGGGGGGGGGGGGGPVESKAPGKRPSTVESPKPSAKKQKKGSSEGPKGAAGGAFTGTSPRVSSSSAASQPYTEKKPPKEKGRWVKGKSDTQELKEPKKLPESDESNSEDEASSKSEQSAPSSPSNSSSSSDSSSDSDFEPGQKQGQGPLRSMVEEIQSEESDDDDSSSEEETPVKTNPPNRDSRLSLDSESDSSEGSHRPSRDPAPPPQKHSSSNNKVSGRKSPDPSFRSEKVLKKGYDKAYTEELVDLHRRLMALRERNVLQQIVNLIEETGHFNVTNTTFDFDLFSLDESTVRKLQSYLEATAT; encoded by the exons TGCACAGTGCAGGTGAAGCTGGAGTTGGGTCACAGAGCCCAGCTGAGGAAGAAGGTGACATCTGAGGGCTTCACCCACGACTGGATGGTGTTTGTCCGAGGACCAGAGACCGGTGACATCCAGCACTTTGTAGATAAGGTCGTCTTCCGGCTGCACGAGAGCTTCCCCAAACCCAAGAGAG TATGCAAGGAGCCACCGTACAAAGTGGAGGAGTCGGGCTACGCCGGGTTCCTCATGCCCATCGAGGTCTACTTCAAGAACAAG GAGGAGCCAAAGAAGGTGACCTTCAACTATGACTTGTTCCTTAACTTGGAGGGCAACCCCCCTGTCAACCACCTGCGCTGTGAGAAGCTCACCTTCAACAACCCCACCAAAGAGTTCAGGAGGAAGCTGGTCAAGGCCGGAGGG GTAATGGTGGTTCCAGAGGGAGGCGAAGCCGTGTCGAGGCCCAGTCCAGACTACCCCATGCTCCCCACCATCCCCCTGTCCGCCTTCTCGGACCCCAAGAAGACCAAGACCTCCCACGTATCAAAG GAGCCCAGTAAAGagggcagcggcggcagcagcaaAGGACCCAAGCCTCACAAGCTGACCAAGGAGCACCGTGAACGGCCGCGCAAAGACTCAGAGAGCAAAGGCACGTCGAAAGGAGACAACGACCGAGACGGAGGCAGCAAGAGCGGCCGCgatccatcttcctcctcttcctcgtcctcttccAAGAAGCCggcagagaaagtgaaagatgaGGGCAAGGTCCTGCCCAAGGCCGCTTTCAAGGAGCCTAAGCTCACCCTGAAGGAGGCGAAGATGGAGAGCATGTCCCCTAAAGGAGGGGGTGCTGGGGGTGGCGGGGGcggcgggggaggaggagggggagggccCGTGGAGTCTAAAGCGCCAGGGAAGCGGCCCTCCACGGTGGAGTCTCCCAAGCCCAGCGCTAAGAAGCAGAAGAAGGGCAGTTCTGAGGGGCCAAAGGGGGCGGCTGGCGGGGCCTTCACAGGAACCTCTCCCCGTGTTTCCTCCTCAtctgcagccagccagccgTACACAGAAAAGAAACCTCCCAAGGAGAAGGGCCGCTGGGTCAAAGGCAAAAGTGACAcacaggagctgaaggagcccAAGAAACTTCCAGAGTCAGATGAGTCAAATTCAGAGGATGAAGCCTCTTCAAAGTCAGAG CAGTCGGCCCCCTCCAGTCCTTCCAACTCCAGCTCTAGCTCCGACTCCAGCTCTGACTCCGACTTTGAGCCAGGACAGAAACAAGGACAAG gCCCGCTGCGATCCATGGTGGAGGAAATCCAGTCAGAAGAGTCAGACGATGACGACAGCAGCTCAGAGGAGGAGACTCCCGTCAAGACCAACCCCCCCAACCGCGACTCTCG ACTCAGCCTGGACAGCGAGAGTGACAGCAGCGAAGGCTCACACCGCCCCAGTCGAGACCCCGCCCCACCCCCGCAGAAACACAGCTCCTCCAATAACAAG GTGTCGGGCAGAAAGAGTCCAGATCCCTCGTTTCGCTCAGAGAAGGTGTTGAAGAAGGGATACGACAAG GCCTACACAGAGGAGCTGGTGGACCTCCATCGTAGATTGATGGCTCTGAGGGAGCGCAATGTCctacagcag ATCGTCAACCTGATCGAGGAGACCGGACACTTTAACGTGACCAACACCACCTTTGACTTTGACCTCTTTTCACTGGACGAGTCCACCGTCCGCAAACTACAGAGCTACCTGGAGGCGACGGCCACGTGA
- the mllt1a gene encoding protein ENL isoform X1, with protein MENQCTVQVKLELGHRAQLRKKVTSEGFTHDWMVFVRGPETGDIQHFVDKVVFRLHESFPKPKRVCKEPPYKVEESGYAGFLMPIEVYFKNKEEPKKVTFNYDLFLNLEGNPPVNHLRCEKLTFNNPTKEFRRKLVKAGGVMVVPEGGEAVSRPSPDYPMLPTIPLSAFSDPKKTKTSHVSKEPSKEGSGGSSKGPKPHKLTKEHRERPRKDSESKGTSKGDNDRDGGSKSGRDPSSSSSSSSSKKPAEKVKDEGKVLPKAAFKEPKLTLKEAKMESMSPKGGGAGGGGGGGGGGGGGPVESKAPGKRPSTVESPKPSAKKQKKGSSEGPKGAAGGAFTGTSPRVSSSSAASQPYTEKKPPKEKGRWVKGKSDTQELKEPKKLPESDESNSEDEASSKSEQSAPSSPSNSSSSSDSSSDSDFEPGQKQGQGPLRSMVEEIQSEESDDDDSSSEEETPVKTNPPNRDSRLSLDSESDSSEGSHRPSRDPAPPPQKHSSSNNKVSGRKSPDPSFRSEKVLKKGYDKVGRAYTEELVDLHRRLMALRERNVLQQIVNLIEETGHFNVTNTTFDFDLFSLDESTVRKLQSYLEATAT; from the exons TGCACAGTGCAGGTGAAGCTGGAGTTGGGTCACAGAGCCCAGCTGAGGAAGAAGGTGACATCTGAGGGCTTCACCCACGACTGGATGGTGTTTGTCCGAGGACCAGAGACCGGTGACATCCAGCACTTTGTAGATAAGGTCGTCTTCCGGCTGCACGAGAGCTTCCCCAAACCCAAGAGAG TATGCAAGGAGCCACCGTACAAAGTGGAGGAGTCGGGCTACGCCGGGTTCCTCATGCCCATCGAGGTCTACTTCAAGAACAAG GAGGAGCCAAAGAAGGTGACCTTCAACTATGACTTGTTCCTTAACTTGGAGGGCAACCCCCCTGTCAACCACCTGCGCTGTGAGAAGCTCACCTTCAACAACCCCACCAAAGAGTTCAGGAGGAAGCTGGTCAAGGCCGGAGGG GTAATGGTGGTTCCAGAGGGAGGCGAAGCCGTGTCGAGGCCCAGTCCAGACTACCCCATGCTCCCCACCATCCCCCTGTCCGCCTTCTCGGACCCCAAGAAGACCAAGACCTCCCACGTATCAAAG GAGCCCAGTAAAGagggcagcggcggcagcagcaaAGGACCCAAGCCTCACAAGCTGACCAAGGAGCACCGTGAACGGCCGCGCAAAGACTCAGAGAGCAAAGGCACGTCGAAAGGAGACAACGACCGAGACGGAGGCAGCAAGAGCGGCCGCgatccatcttcctcctcttcctcgtcctcttccAAGAAGCCggcagagaaagtgaaagatgaGGGCAAGGTCCTGCCCAAGGCCGCTTTCAAGGAGCCTAAGCTCACCCTGAAGGAGGCGAAGATGGAGAGCATGTCCCCTAAAGGAGGGGGTGCTGGGGGTGGCGGGGGcggcgggggaggaggagggggagggccCGTGGAGTCTAAAGCGCCAGGGAAGCGGCCCTCCACGGTGGAGTCTCCCAAGCCCAGCGCTAAGAAGCAGAAGAAGGGCAGTTCTGAGGGGCCAAAGGGGGCGGCTGGCGGGGCCTTCACAGGAACCTCTCCCCGTGTTTCCTCCTCAtctgcagccagccagccgTACACAGAAAAGAAACCTCCCAAGGAGAAGGGCCGCTGGGTCAAAGGCAAAAGTGACAcacaggagctgaaggagcccAAGAAACTTCCAGAGTCAGATGAGTCAAATTCAGAGGATGAAGCCTCTTCAAAGTCAGAG CAGTCGGCCCCCTCCAGTCCTTCCAACTCCAGCTCTAGCTCCGACTCCAGCTCTGACTCCGACTTTGAGCCAGGACAGAAACAAGGACAAG gCCCGCTGCGATCCATGGTGGAGGAAATCCAGTCAGAAGAGTCAGACGATGACGACAGCAGCTCAGAGGAGGAGACTCCCGTCAAGACCAACCCCCCCAACCGCGACTCTCG ACTCAGCCTGGACAGCGAGAGTGACAGCAGCGAAGGCTCACACCGCCCCAGTCGAGACCCCGCCCCACCCCCGCAGAAACACAGCTCCTCCAATAACAAG GTGTCGGGCAGAAAGAGTCCAGATCCCTCGTTTCGCTCAGAGAAGGTGTTGAAGAAGGGATACGACAAGGTAGGAAGG GCCTACACAGAGGAGCTGGTGGACCTCCATCGTAGATTGATGGCTCTGAGGGAGCGCAATGTCctacagcag ATCGTCAACCTGATCGAGGAGACCGGACACTTTAACGTGACCAACACCACCTTTGACTTTGACCTCTTTTCACTGGACGAGTCCACCGTCCGCAAACTACAGAGCTACCTGGAGGCGACGGCCACGTGA
- the mllt1a gene encoding protein ENL isoform X2 yields MENQCTVQVKLELGHRAQLRKKVTSEGFTHDWMVFVRGPETGDIQHFVDKVVFRLHESFPKPKRVCKEPPYKVEESGYAGFLMPIEVYFKNKEEPKKVTFNYDLFLNLEGNPPVNHLRCEKLTFNNPTKEFRRKLVKAGGVMVVPEGGEAVSRPSPDYPMLPTIPLSAFSDPKKTKTSHVSKEPSKEGSGGSSKGPKPHKLTKEHRERPRKDSESKGTSKGDNDRDGGSKSGRDPSSSSSSSSSKKPAEKVKDEGKVLPKAAFKEPKLTLKEAKMESMSPKGGGAGGGGGGGGGGGGGPVESKAPGKRPSTVESPKPSAKKQKKGSSEGPKGAAGGAFTGTSPRVSSSSAASQPYTEKKPPKEKGRWVKGKSDTQELKEPKKLPESDESNSEDEASSKSESAPSSPSNSSSSSDSSSDSDFEPGQKQGQGPLRSMVEEIQSEESDDDDSSSEEETPVKTNPPNRDSRLSLDSESDSSEGSHRPSRDPAPPPQKHSSSNNKVSGRKSPDPSFRSEKVLKKGYDKVGRAYTEELVDLHRRLMALRERNVLQQIVNLIEETGHFNVTNTTFDFDLFSLDESTVRKLQSYLEATAT; encoded by the exons TGCACAGTGCAGGTGAAGCTGGAGTTGGGTCACAGAGCCCAGCTGAGGAAGAAGGTGACATCTGAGGGCTTCACCCACGACTGGATGGTGTTTGTCCGAGGACCAGAGACCGGTGACATCCAGCACTTTGTAGATAAGGTCGTCTTCCGGCTGCACGAGAGCTTCCCCAAACCCAAGAGAG TATGCAAGGAGCCACCGTACAAAGTGGAGGAGTCGGGCTACGCCGGGTTCCTCATGCCCATCGAGGTCTACTTCAAGAACAAG GAGGAGCCAAAGAAGGTGACCTTCAACTATGACTTGTTCCTTAACTTGGAGGGCAACCCCCCTGTCAACCACCTGCGCTGTGAGAAGCTCACCTTCAACAACCCCACCAAAGAGTTCAGGAGGAAGCTGGTCAAGGCCGGAGGG GTAATGGTGGTTCCAGAGGGAGGCGAAGCCGTGTCGAGGCCCAGTCCAGACTACCCCATGCTCCCCACCATCCCCCTGTCCGCCTTCTCGGACCCCAAGAAGACCAAGACCTCCCACGTATCAAAG GAGCCCAGTAAAGagggcagcggcggcagcagcaaAGGACCCAAGCCTCACAAGCTGACCAAGGAGCACCGTGAACGGCCGCGCAAAGACTCAGAGAGCAAAGGCACGTCGAAAGGAGACAACGACCGAGACGGAGGCAGCAAGAGCGGCCGCgatccatcttcctcctcttcctcgtcctcttccAAGAAGCCggcagagaaagtgaaagatgaGGGCAAGGTCCTGCCCAAGGCCGCTTTCAAGGAGCCTAAGCTCACCCTGAAGGAGGCGAAGATGGAGAGCATGTCCCCTAAAGGAGGGGGTGCTGGGGGTGGCGGGGGcggcgggggaggaggagggggagggccCGTGGAGTCTAAAGCGCCAGGGAAGCGGCCCTCCACGGTGGAGTCTCCCAAGCCCAGCGCTAAGAAGCAGAAGAAGGGCAGTTCTGAGGGGCCAAAGGGGGCGGCTGGCGGGGCCTTCACAGGAACCTCTCCCCGTGTTTCCTCCTCAtctgcagccagccagccgTACACAGAAAAGAAACCTCCCAAGGAGAAGGGCCGCTGGGTCAAAGGCAAAAGTGACAcacaggagctgaaggagcccAAGAAACTTCCAGAGTCAGATGAGTCAAATTCAGAGGATGAAGCCTCTTCAAAGTCAGAG TCGGCCCCCTCCAGTCCTTCCAACTCCAGCTCTAGCTCCGACTCCAGCTCTGACTCCGACTTTGAGCCAGGACAGAAACAAGGACAAG gCCCGCTGCGATCCATGGTGGAGGAAATCCAGTCAGAAGAGTCAGACGATGACGACAGCAGCTCAGAGGAGGAGACTCCCGTCAAGACCAACCCCCCCAACCGCGACTCTCG ACTCAGCCTGGACAGCGAGAGTGACAGCAGCGAAGGCTCACACCGCCCCAGTCGAGACCCCGCCCCACCCCCGCAGAAACACAGCTCCTCCAATAACAAG GTGTCGGGCAGAAAGAGTCCAGATCCCTCGTTTCGCTCAGAGAAGGTGTTGAAGAAGGGATACGACAAGGTAGGAAGG GCCTACACAGAGGAGCTGGTGGACCTCCATCGTAGATTGATGGCTCTGAGGGAGCGCAATGTCctacagcag ATCGTCAACCTGATCGAGGAGACCGGACACTTTAACGTGACCAACACCACCTTTGACTTTGACCTCTTTTCACTGGACGAGTCCACCGTCCGCAAACTACAGAGCTACCTGGAGGCGACGGCCACGTGA